The following are encoded in a window of Cervus canadensis isolate Bull #8, Minnesota chromosome 11, ASM1932006v1, whole genome shotgun sequence genomic DNA:
- the LOC122449975 gene encoding CDGSH iron-sulfur domain-containing protein 2, translating into MVLESVARIVKVQLPAYLKRLPVPESITGFARLTVSEWLRLLPFLGVLALLGYLALRPFLPKKKQQKDSLINLKIQKENPKVVNEINIEDLCLTKAAYCRCWRSKTFPACDGSHNKHNELTGDNVGPLILKKKEV; encoded by the coding sequence ATGGTGCTGGAGAGCGTGGCCCGCATCGTAAAGGTGCAGCTCCCCGCGTATCTGAAGCGGCTTCCAGTGCCCGAGAGTATTACCGGGTTCGCCCGACTCACAGTTTCAGAATGGCTTCGGTTATTGCCTTTCCTTGGTGTACTTGCACTACTTGGCTACCTTGCTCTTCGTCCATTCCTCCcgaagaaaaagcaacagaaggaTAGCTTGATTAATcttaaaatacaaaaggaaaatccCAAAGTGGTGAATGAAATAAACATCGAAGATCTGTGCCTCACTAAAGCAGCTTATTGTAGGTGTTGGCGTTCTAAGACGTTTCCTGCCTGTGATGGTTCACATAATAAACACAATGAATTGACAGGAGATAATGTGGGTCCACTAAtactgaagaagaaagaagtatAA